The genomic region GGGGGATGAGCCTTATCGCCAATGCCGAGCTGGCGGCCGCCGTCTCCAATGCTGGAGGGCTGGGCATAATAAGCCCCAACGCCGGAGAGCATGACTGGGGGAAGGTCGAGGGGAACCTCAGAAGCCAGATTCGAAAGGCGAAAAGCCTCACCGATAAACCCTTCGGGGTGAATTTCCCCATACCTGTATTAGGGCAGGATAGAAGCCTGCTCGATATCGCTATTGAGGAGGGTATTCCGGTAGTTACTACGGGGGCGGGAAGCCCGGCTCTTCATACCAGCTACCTACAGGAGCATGGCGTCAGGGTTCTCCATTTAGTAGCCTCAGTAAAACATGCAAAGGGGGCTGAGAAAAGTGGTGTAGATGCTGTGATCGCTGAGGGATACGAATCGGGTGGGATAAATAGCCCAGATGAGCTTACTACTTTTATCCTCGTCCCTCAGGTAGTG from Dehalococcoidia bacterium harbors:
- a CDS encoding nitronate monooxygenase; translated protein: MKKTRVCELLCIEYPIIQGGMSLIANAELAAAVSNAGGLGIISPNAGEHDWGKVEGNLRSQIRKAKSLTDKPFGVNFPIPVLGQDRSLLDIAIEEGIPVVTTGAGSPALHTSYLQEHGVRVLHLVASVKHAKGAEKSGVDAVIAEGYESGGINSPDELTTFILVPQVVDAVSIPVIAAGGICDARGLVAALALGAEGVQMGTVFIATQECIADQDYKDAIVAANDTATIITGRGSMPIRGLKSELITQGQQIAETDIAPRQMICGAVAGMINEIVSAGDVVRNIVEGYDRIVAGL